AGGCGCCGACCGGGTGGAATTCGATCAGGACTTCCTGCAACTGGGAGGTGGGGAGCCGGGGCATGGGGCCGATCCTTTCGGGCCGATTTCAAGAAATCGTTAACGCCGCCGCACCGTGCCTTGTTGCTTGATGCTTTTCCGCCAAGGGCAATCGACTATGATAGCGGCGGCTCAAGACCAGCATTCCGAGAGGTTCAAAGATGTCCGCCGCCGAAAGCGCTGTGCAGACCGCACCGGCCGCCGCCCCCGCGTCCACCAAAGCGAGCTTCGCCTGGGAAGACCCGCTGCTGCTCGATGACCAGCTGAACGAGGAGGAGCGCATGCTGCGCGACGCGGCGCGCGACTATTGCCAGGACAAGCTCATGCCCCGGATCCTCGAAGCCAACCGCCACGAACGCTTCGACCCCGAAGTCATGCGCGAGATGGGCGAGCTCGGGCTGCTCGGGCCGACCATTCCCGAAGCCTACGGCGGCGCCGGCGTCAACCACGTCAGCTACGGCCTGATCGCACGCGAGGTCGAGCGGGTCGACAGCGCCTACCGCTCGGCCATGAGCGTCCAGTCCAGCCTGGTCATGCACCCGATCTTCGCCTACGGCACCGAGGAGCACCGCCGCAAGTATCTGCCGCGGCTGGCCACGGCCGAGTTGGTCGGCTGCTTCGGGCTGACCGAGCCGGACCACGGCTCGGATGCCGGCGGCATGAAGACCCGCGCCCGCAAGGTCGACGGCGGTTACCGCATCACCGGCAGCAAGATGTGGATCACCAACTCCCCGGTGGCCGACATCCTGATCGTCTGGGCCAAGAGCGACCCCGACGGCAAGATCCGCGGCTTCATCCTGGAGCGCGGCATGGAGGGCCTCTCGACCCCGAAGATCGAAGGCAAGTTCTCGCTGCGCGCCTCGGTCACCGGCGAGATCGTCATGGACGAGGTCTTCGTGCCGGAAGAGAACCTGCTGCCCGGCGTCGAGGGGCTGAAGGGCCCGTTCGGCTGTCTCAACAAGGCGCGCTTCGGCATCTCCTGGGGCGCCCTGGGGGCGGCGGAGTTCTGCTGGCACGCGGCCCGTCAGTACACCCTCGACCGCAAGCAGTTCGGCCGGCCCCTGGCCGCCAACCAGCTGATCCAGAAGAAGCTCGCCGACATGCAGACGGAAATCGCGGTCGGGCTCCAGGCGGTGCTGCGGCTCGGACGTCTGCTCGACGAGGGGCGCGCCGCCCCCGAGATCATCTCGCTGTGCAAGCGCAACTCCTGCGGCAAGGCCCTGGAGATCGCACGAACGGCGCGCGACATGCACGGCGGAAACGGCGTGGCAGACGAGTACCACGTAATCCGCCACGTCATGAACCTGGAGGCGGTGAATACCTACGAGGGCACGCACGACATCCACGCCCTGATACTGGGCCGGGCCCAGACCGGACTCCAGGCCTTCACCGGCTGACCGCCGGTTCCAGGCGGGTAGCGCCCACGCGAACGGCTCGGATCGACCCGAGCCGTCACCTGGTTGGTTGACGAATGATCGCTGAGAAAGGACGGCTGCGCCGTCCGCAGTGTCTCTACGCGGCGGCCGGACTGGCGACGCCGTAGCGGTGCGGCGTGGCCCAGAATTGGCCGAGGCGCCGCAGCGTGGAATTGGCGCCGTCGAGGGTGTCCGCAGAGAGCTGGGCGTCGTCGAGCATCCCCGACTGGGCCTGGAACAGCTGGTCGAGCTGGCGCGAGATGGCCAGGCCCTTCTCGGCGGCCCGGACGTGGAAGGACCGGCGGTCGTGGGGCGAGCGCTCCTGGATCAGATAGCCGTTCTCGACCATCTTCTTGACGTTGTAGGAGACGTTCGAACCCAGGTAGTAGCCGCGCTGGGTCAGCTCGCCCACCGTCAGCTCCTCCTCGCCGATGTTGAACAGGATCAGCGCCTGGACGTTGTTCAGGTCGCGGACGCCGATGCGGTCAAGCTCAGCCTTGACGACTTCGAGGCACTGGCGGTGCAGGCGTTCGATTAGCGAAATCGTTTCCAGGTATGCTGTCTTCACGACCGACTCCCACGACTCATTGGTTCCTGCTCGGATCACCGCTGGGTGAAACCAAAATCATGGTAGTCTCAGGTCGGTTAAAGAGCGCTTAAACGCGCTAAATTTACGCCTAATTCCCTGGACAGGCTCACTTTCCTGCGATCAATCTGATGATCGCCGAGTAGTCGAGCTCGCCCTGCCCGCTGTTTACCATAACCGTGTAGAGGGCGGCCGCTGCGGCGCCCAATGGCGTCGCGACCCCGGCCTCGCTCGCGGCGGTCTGGGACAGCTTCAGGTCCTTCTGCATCATCGCGGCGGCGAAGCCCGGCTGGTAATTCCGGTTGGCGGCCGAGGTCTCAACGATTCCCGGCACCGGCAGGTGATTCAACATGGCCCAGCAGGAGCCCGAGGAGACCGAGCTGATGTCGAACAGCTTGCGGTGCTCCAGACCCAGGCCCTCGGCCAGGTTGAAGGCCTCGGAGATGCCGACCATGGTGATGCCCAGGATCATGTTGTTGCAGACCTTGGCGGCCTGGCCGGTTCCGGGACCGCCGGCGTGGACCACGTTGCGGCCCATGATCTCCAGGAAGGGCTTGGCCCGCTCGAAGGCGGCCTCCGGCCCGCCGCACATGAAGGTCAGGGTGCCTGCGTCGGCGCCCGCCACCCCGCCGGAAACCGGCGCGTCGATCATCAGGTGGCCGGCCGCGGCAGCGGCCTCGTGGACCGCGCGGGCGCTGGCCACGTCGATGGTCGAACTGTCTATCATCAGGCTGCCCGACGCCGCCTTGGCGACCAGCCCCTCCGGGCCGAGATAGCTGCTCCGGACGTGTTCGCCGGCCGGCAGCATGGTGACCACCACCTCGGCGCCGGCGACCGCGTCGGCGGCGCTGGCCGCGCTCTTCACCCCGGCCGCGGCGGCCGCCTCGACCGCCGCCGGCACGACATCGAACCCGGTCACGCCGTGTCCGGCCGCGACCAGGTTCCTGGCCATGGGCCCGCCCATGTTGCCGAGACCGATGAATGCGATCGATGCCATGGTTCTCTCCCCCTCGGATCACTCCCTGCGCCGGCAGCTTAGACAAAAGAGCCGACGCTGTCGCGGTTCAGGCCCCGCGACAGCGCCAAACCTAAGACCCTGGTCGCCTCATCTCTCGTCGAGCGCTGCCGCGACTTGCACCAGGTCGACGAAACCGGCGCGGTAACCCTCGTGGTCCTCGCCCAGTGCCGAGCGGGCGAGTTCGACGACGTCATCGTAGCGGAAGCCCTCGAGCTGGCCGCCCCGCAGGATCTGACCGAAGGCGGCGACGGCCGCGGCGAAACGCAGGTCCGCCGAGTTCCAGTCGCCGACGTCGTGCAGCAGCGCGGCCGACAGCGGCTGCTCGATCACCCGGCTGGGACCGCCTTCCGGACTCTTGTAACGGAGCGCGACGAAGGCGAACTCGGCGGAGACCGGGTGCATCGGCTCCCAGATGACTGTCTTCCAGGCGTCGCGGTAGCGGAGCGGCTCGCTCCAGGCACGGCCATGCACCGCCAGCTTGATCTCGTAGAGTGCCGTTACCGCGTGACCAGCGCCGATCTCGCCGGCGTCGACCCGGTCGTCGCCGAAGTCGCGCGGCTTCAGCGCGCGGTTCTCGTAGCCAATCAGCCGGTAGGACGAGATCACCGCAGGGTTGAACTCGACCTGCACCTTAACGTCCTCGGCGATGGTCAGGAGGGTCGCATTGAGCGACTCGACAAGCACCTTCCGGGCCTCGCTGAGGCGGTCGATGTAGGCGTAGTTGCCGTTGCCCACGTCGGCCAGCTGCTCCATCAGGTGCTCGTTGTAGTTGCCGGTTCCGAACCCCAGGGTGGTCAGCGCTATGCCGCTGTCGCGCTTCTCCTCGATCATGCGCTTCAGCGCTTCGACATCGCTCACACCGACGTTGAAATCGCCGTCGGTCGCCAAGATGACCCGGTTGATCCCGCCTTCGATCCAGCCCCGGCCGGCGGTGCGGTAGGCCAGCGCCAGCCCGGCGCCGCCGGCCGTGCTGCCCTCGGCCCGCAGGCTATCCAGCGCCTGGAAGATCCGGTCCTTGCGGGCGCCCGATGTCGGCTCCAGGACGACCCCCGTGGAGCCCGCGTAGACCACCAGGGCGATGCGGTCCCGGGCCGTGAGCTCCCCAGCCAGCATCTTCAGGGAACGCACCAGCAGCGGCAGCTTGTCGGCCGAGGCCATCGAGCCCGATACGTCGACCAGGAAGACCAGGTTGGCGGCGGGCCTCTGATCGCGTTGCACCTCGTAACCCTTGATGCCGATGCGCATCAGGTAGCTCTCCTGGTCCCAGGGCGTCGGCGTCACGTCGGCTGTCACGCTGAACGGCCGGTCGAGACGGCGGGGCGCGGGATAGTCGTAGGGGAAGTAGTTGATCAACTCCTCGACACGGACCGCGTCGCGCGGCGGCATGCTGCCGGCTTCAAGCATGCGCCGGATGTTGGCGTAGGCACCTGTGTCGACATCGACGCTGAAGGTCGAAACCGGCTGCTCGAGAACGCGCGCCTCCCGGTGATCCTCGAAAGCCTGGTAGCGCTCTCCGCCGGCCGCCTCCCGCCCGGCGTCTTGGAAGCGGGACGTCGCCGGCGCGGCCGGGGACTGGATCGCGGGCCGGCTGTAGGCGTTCTCGTCGTTGGCGCAGCCGAGTGGGATCAGCGCGGTGAATAAGGCAAGCGGAATGAGAGGCGCTCTTGTTGCTCGCATGACAAACCTTCCCTGTGCATTGCGGAAATACGTTTCAGGGTAAGGCGGCGCGCATGGCGCGGATGTGGCGGGAAAGCGGCGAAAAACCGGGCAGCGCCGCGGAACCGGCCTAGTCGAATGTCAGGTCGCCGTCGTCGCGCGGGGAAAAATGGGCGGCGACCATCTCGTCGGTCACCTCCTCGAGCTTTGCCGGCCGCCACTTGGGCGCCCGGTCCTTGTCGATCACGGCCGCGCGGATGCCCTCGGCGAGGTCGTGGCCGGCGACGCAGGCCCGGGCAAGGCGGTACTCCATCACCATGGCCTGGTCGAAGTCGAGCGCGAGCCCCTGACGCAGCTGGCGCAGGGTGAGCTTCAGGCTGGTCGGCGAGCAGCGCTCCAGCAGCCCCCGACGCGTCTCCTCCGCCCAGGCCGAGCCTTCGGCCTCGAGCGCGGCCAGGATCGCCGCTACCGTGTCCTGCGAGAAGCAGCGGGCGATCGCCGCGCCGTGCTCGGCGAGCGGCGCCAATCCCGGCTCCCCGGCCGCCTCGGACAGCACCTGCGTCGCGGTGGCGTCGAGATCGTCCGACCAGTCGGCGGCGGCCAGGGCTTCGACCAGCGCGTCCATGCCCGCCGCCTCGACGTAGTCGCTGGCGATGCCGGTGAAGCGGCAATCCGCCGCCTTGATCCGCGCACCGGTAAGGCCGAGGTAGGTGCCGAGCGAGTCCGGCAGCCGCGGCAGGAAGTAGGAGCCGCCGACATCGGGAAACAGGCCGATGCCGGTCTCGGGCATGGCGAAGAGCGTGCGCTCGGTCGCGACCCAGTGACTGCCGTGCGCCGAGATCCCCACGCCGCCGCCCATCACCAGCCCGTCGACCAGGGAGATGACCGGCTTGGAGAAGTGGAAGAGTGCCCGGTTCATGCGGTACTCGGCGTGAAAGAACTCGGCCGCGGCACGGCCGTCGCCGCGCGCCGACTGGTAGATTGCGACCACGTCGCCGCCGGCGCAGAAGGCCCGCTCGCCGGCGCCGCGGATTACCACGGCGGCGACACCGGGGTCCTCGTCCCACCTGCCCAAGAGATCGAAGATCTTGAGGCACATGGCGCGGCTCAGCGCGTTGAGCGCCTTGGGCCGGTTCAGCGTCACCACGACCAGGGGTCCGCGCCGTTCGATCAGCAGTTCGGGCTCGGCACTCATGCTCGGTCTCTCCAGTCCTTGTCGTCTTCGGGGGGTCAGTCGCCGAGCAGCCGCCGGGCGATGATCAGCCGCATGATCTCGTTGGTGCCTTCCAGGATCTGGTGCACCCTGACGTCGCGCAGGTGGCGCTCGATCGGGTAGTCGCGCAGATAGCCGTAGCCGCCGTGCAGCTGCAGCGCCGCGTTGCAGACCTCGAAGCCGGTGTCGGTCGCGAGGCGCTTGGCCATGGCGCAGAACCGGGTCGCCTCGGGCTCGCCCCGATCGAGGGCGTCGGCCGCCCGGTAGAGCAGCAGACGCGCGGCTTCCAGCTCCGTCGCCATGTCGGCCACCTTGAACTGGAGCGCCTGGAACTCCGAGAGCTTGCGGCCGAACTGGCGGCGCACGCCGAGGTGTTCCCGCGCCGCGTCGAGACAGGCGCGGGCGGCGCCGAGCGAGCAGGCGCCGATGTTGAGGCGGCCGCCGTCGAGGCCCGACATGGCGATCTTGAAGCCCTCGCCTTCTTCGCCCAGGCGGTTCGCGGCCGGCACCCGGGCGTCCTCGAAGATCACCATGGCGGTCGGCTGGCTGTTCCAGCCCAACTTGCGCTCCTGCTTGCCAAAGGAGAGCCCCGGCGTGTCCTTGGGCACCACCAGAGCCGAGATGCCCTTCGGCCCCTCCCCGCCGGTCCGACACATGACCACGTAGAGGTCGCTGCGACCGCCGCCCGAGATGAAGGCCTTGGTGCCGTTGAGGACGTAGTCGCCGCCGTCCAGGCGGGCCCCGGTCTTGAGCGCGGCCGCGTCGGAACCTGCGCCGGGCTCGGTCAGGCAGTAGCTGGCGAAGTGATCCATGGCCATGAGCGGCGGCAGGAAGTCGTGGCGCTGGGCGTCCGTGCCGAAGCGGTCGATCATCCAGGCCGCCATGTTGTGGATCGAGATGTAGGCCGCGGTCGAGGTGCAGCCGGCGGCGAGCTCCTCGAAGATGATCGCGGCGTCGAGCCGGCCGAGGGCCGAACCGCCGACGTCCTCGCGGCAGTAGATCCCGCCGAAGCCGAGCGCGGCCGCTTTCCTCAGCGCCTCTTCCGGAAAGATCTTCTCGGCGTCCCAGCGGTCCGCCTCGGGCGCCATCTCCTGGGCCGCGAAATCCCGCGCCACGTCGCGGAAGGCGCGCTGTTCCTCGGAGAGCTCGAAGTCCATGGCGGTTACGGGATTATGGTTGCGGCGCAGGCGGATCATAGGTCCGGACAGGCCCCTGTCAACGCGGCCGCCGGTCGCCGAGTGCCGCCGCTAGAGCCCCCTGAGGGGCCGTTTAGGCGATAGTACGGAGGTTTTAAATTGCAATCCTGGCTCCCTAGCCCTGAAACCCGTCAGGCTGTATGGTTAACGATTAAGTTTTTTCATTCTTTGCCACCTGTGTGGCGTCGTTTCTCGTTTCAAAGCGATAAGGGGGATCAGACATGGCCAGTCGAGATTGGTCCATCGAAGGACGTTACGTCGAATACTGCAGCTGCGACCTCGGGTGCCCCTGCGAATCCATGTCGCCGCCGACCCAGGGACACTGTACGGGAGCGGTCGGCTTCATTGTCGACAAGGGTCACTGCGACCAGGTGAAGCTGGACGGCATGAAGGTCGTCGCGACCTTCTTCTTCCCGCGCGCGATCCATCACGGCGGCGGGCACATGCAGCCGATCCTGGAGAGCACGCTGAGCGAGCAGCAGACAGACGCGATCTTCTACATCCTGACCGGCGAGGATCAGCCGGTCGGCACGATGTTCCAGATCTTCAGCGTGATCGTCGAGCATCATCACGATCCGATCTTCACAGAGATCGACTTCGACATCGACGTCGCCAAGCGTACCGCGAGTATCCAGGTGCCCGAGCTGCTGCGCACGCGCAGCGAGCCGATCCGCAACCCGGTCACCGACAAGGAGCACCGGATCCTGACCGTCCTGCCCGACGGCTGGGTGTTCCACGAAGCCGAAGGCGCGGCGGGCTTCGCCAAGAGCGTGGGCGAGCTGAAGTTTGACCTCAGCCAGAGCCACAGCTCGATGGCCTACGTCGCGTGGGGGCCGACCGGCCTGAAGTACGACCTGCGGGAAACGCGGGAGCGCTTCCCGCTCCACTGAGCGGGGACCCCAGCCCCAAGGGCAGGTCATGAATCAAGCGAACCCGCTCGAGGGCGTGCTCAAGCACGACCGCGCGGTCGTCGTCGCCGCGCTCGCTCTCGTCCTCTGCCTGAGCTGGGTCTATATCCTGGCCGGCGCCGGCATGGGCATGTCAGCCCTCGGGATGTCGTCCCTCGACATGGCCCTCGGTAATGCTCCCCAGGCCATGGAAGGCATGGGCGGCGCGATGAGCGCCATGGCGACTCCGGTCGACTGGAACGCTGGTTACGCCGCGCTGATGTTCTTCATGTGGTGGGTCATGATGATCGCCATGATGCTGCCGAGCGCCGCGCCGATGATCCTATTGCACGCGGTGGTCGACCGCCGGGCCAAGGCGCGGACGGGCGCCGCTGGCGGGCCATGGCCGACCGCCGCCTTTACGCTCGGCTATCTCCTCGCCTGGGGCCTCTTCAGCGCCCTCGCCGCCACGCTGCAGTGGTCCTTCGAGGCGGCTGGGGTTTTGTCGCCCATGATGATGAACAGCACGAGCACGCTTTTCGCCGGGCTTATCCTCGTCTTCGCCGGCGTCTACCAGCTCACGCCGATCAAGCAGGCCTGCCTGCGGCACTGCCGCGGCCCGATCGCTTTCCTGTCGCGGCACTGGCGCGCCGGCGCCGGCGGCGCGCTCAAGATGGGCCTTCACCACGGGGCCTACTGCCTCGGCTGCTGCTGGGGGCTGATGGCGATCCTGTTCTTCGGCGGAATCATGAACCTCTATTGGATCGTGGGTCTCGCCCTCATCGTGCTCCTCGAAAAGCTCCTGCCGCTCGGACCGAGACTGAGCTTCGCGACCGGCGGCCTGCTGATCCTCTGGGGCGGCTCCTTTCTCTTTCGCGCGCTCGCCTGATCGGACCGACGGATTGACCAGGCCGCCGCCCCGGCGTTGGGGAGGAAGAAGAGGCCCGGGACGTATCAGGTAGGGAGGCGAGCGGTCCTCGAGACCGCAACACCCGCCCGACCCAGGGGAGCTGGCTCTATGAAGAAGATCCTGCTTGCGAGCCTCCTGAGCGCCGCGCTGCTGGCGCCCAGCGTCGCGCTTGCTGGCGGCCGCCACCACGGCGGCCATCATCACGGCCACCGGCACCACGGCCATCACCATGGTCACGGTCACGCCGCCGGCTTGCTGATTGGCGCCGGCATCGTCGGCGGCGCCCTGGTGCTCGGCACCTTGCTCTCACGGCCCCATCGCCACGATCCAGCGCCGGTCACCCGGCGTCCGGTGACCTGCGAGGAGGAAGAAGTCTGGCGACGCCTGCCGGACGGCCGGATCCAGACCGGAACCCTCCGTCGCTGCTACTAGATCAGAGACGCGAGGCGATCGACCTCCGGCTCCTGGGCCGCGCAGGACCGCGCCGCCTCGGGAAAAGCTCCCCGTTCCTCCGCGAACGAATGCTACGGGTTAGTCATACATCAGATCATGCCGCTGAAATCGAAGCGTGGGCGCAGAGCCGCCACGCGCTATTGCGTCGTTGGGCGCAGCGATCCGTATTCAGGCCATTGAGCGCCACCCTGGCTCATGAGCAGTGCGTCAGCATTGCTGATTTCTTGGCACGCCTGGCCGTTGTCACCCACTTCCGTGCACCGCCAGTTCTCCCCCATCAGGACTTCTCCAATACAAGCGCTGTGGAAGAAATGGCCACAAGGCAGTGCTCTTCGGACGTTCACTCTGCCGTCGGATTGACCGCATTTTATGCACCGGGGTTGAAACGACATGTCCACCTCGTCAATCATTATGAGAATGATCGCGTTTGGCCCAACTCCAGATTGCAGCAACGATACACAGTCCAATTTCAGGGCTCAAGCGCATCAGCTTCATTGGAAACAGCTCGATCCCGCCGCCGTGGAAAAGGAATGGGGCAGCCCGAAGGCCGCCGCACCCCTGCTTCGCGTTAGAGCTACTGGTTCGGCAAAGCCGCGGCGCTCTTCGCCAGGCGCACCAGGTTGATGAACTCGGCGCGGTAGCCGAAGGGGTCCGCGCCCTTGGCGCCCTGGGCCAGATCGATCACCTCGTCGTAGCCGTAGGCCCCGGTGTACTTGCCGCCCTTGAGCAGCTGGCCGAAGGCGGCCACCGCGGTCGCGAAGCGGGCCTCGCGGGACCTTGCCTCACCAGCGTCGAGGGCCGCTTCCTGGTCCAGGGTGATCGGCGCGGTGATCAGGGTCGAGCGATCCTGTTGCGGCAGCTTGTAGCGGATCTTGAGGAAGGCGTACTCGTTGCCGAAGTCCGTCTCGCTCTCGGCGCCGCCGCTCGCATAGCGGCTCGGCCCGATCAATTCGTTGCCGCTGCCCTTTGGCGTGATCTCGTAGATCGCGGTCACCGTGTGGCCGGCGCCGATGTCGCCGGCGTCGACCTTGTCGTTGGCGAAGTCCTCGCGCTCGAGCGCCCGGGTCTCGTAGCCGATCAGACGATACTCCGAGACCGTGTCCGGGTTGAACTCGACCTGGATCTTGACGTCCTTGGCGATCGGGAAGAGCGTCGAAGTCGCCTCCTCGACCAGCACCTTACGGGCCTCGTTCAGGGTATCGATGTAGGCCGCCACGCCGTTGCCATTCTGCGCCAGGGTCTGCATCAGGTGGTCGTTCAGGTTGCCCTGGCCGAAGCCGAGCACGGAAAGGAAGATGCCGCTGGCCCGCTTGCGCTCGATGAAGCTCTTGAGCTCTTCGCGGTCGGTGATGCCGACGTTGAAGTCGCCGTCGGTCGCCAGGATCACCCGGTTGACCGCCTCGGGATCCAGATTGGCTTCGGCAAGGGCGTAGGCCTGGCGGATGCCTTCGGCCCCGGCGGTCGAGCCGCCGGCCCTGAGCTGATCGAGGGCGGCCAGGATCTTGCCCTTCTTGGCCGCCTTGGTCGGCTCCAGGACCGTGCCGGCGGCGCCGGCGTAGACCACGATGGCGACGCTGTCCTCGGGACCGAGGGTGTCGAGCAACAGCTTGAAGGAGTTGACCAGCAGCGGCAGCTTGTCCGGCGCGTTCATCGAGCCCGAGACGTCGAGCAGGAAGACCAGGTTGCTGCGCGGCTTCTCCGCCGGCTCCAGGTCGTAGCCCTTGATGCCGATGTGGATAAGCTTGTTGCCCGCCTTCCAGGGGCTGGGCGTCACCGTGACGCTGGCGGCGAAGGGCTTCTCCCGGCTCTCCGGCAGGGGATAGGCGTAGTCGAAGTAGTTGATCAGCTCCTCCACCCGGACCGCCGCCTTCTGCGGCAGCACGCCGCTGTTGAGCTGGCGGCGGACGAAGGCGTAGGAGGCCGTGTCGACGTCGATCGAGAAGGTCGAGACCGGGTCCTCGACCACCCGCTTGACCGGGTTCTGCGCGATCGCCTGAAACTGGTCCCGGCCGACGTCGCGGTAGTGCGGCGGCGCGGCCTCGTCGAGGCTCGCCTGCCCGGCCGGAGCGGCCGGCGCCATGGACTGCAGACTGCGTTCGGCGCGCTGTGACCGGCTCTCTTCCAGGGCGGTCACCATCGGGGCTGACGGTTCAGCCGGCCGAAAGTCTTCCTTGGACTTGGCGGGGGCGGGCACCGGGGTGGCGGCCGACTGGTCCGTGCGCCGGTCGGCGAGCGCGGCACCGCGCTCGCGCTCTCCGGCCACGCGGCCGGGCTGGGGCGTATCGATCATGCGCTGCTGGTGCAGCGGCCAGATCGACATGGTGAAAAGGCCGGCGGCCAGCATCAACAGCAAGGCCATGGCCGTGCCGCCATAGGCAAAGGTCCTCGTCATAGGTCGTCCTTTCGATCGCGTTCTGTTGCGACCGGTAAGACGTCCGAGCCAGCCGAATCCTTTGTGGCGAGAATGTGATTTCTGCTTTTCCCCGGCTTGGGCCTGATCGAAAGCGGCCAGGGCCAGGTTGATCGCCTCCTTGCGCGCGTTCTCCTCGGGCGGCGGCACCGCCTCGGCCTCGAGGATCTCTCTCAGTTGCCGTTCATCCATGGCGGGCTTCCCTATCGCGCAGCGGCCTCAGCTTCTTGCGCGCCTCGTGGATGTACCAGGAGACCGTGCTCTCGCGGCAGTCCATGGCCTCGGCCGCCTCGCGATGGCTGAGGCCCTCGCTGAACACCAGAAAGATCGCTTCCCTCTCCTTCTCGGGCAGGGCGCGGATCCGGGCCAGCACCTGGTTTGCGAAGACCGTGTCCTCGGCGGCCGGCGCCTGATTGAGGGCCGCGTCGCCCCGGTCCGGATCCAGTCCGTCGCCGGCGTGGCGGGCCCGCGACCGGGCCCAGTCCTTGGCAGTATTGATCACCAAGGGATAGAGCCAGGTAAGAAAGCCGGAGCGGAACTGGTAAGACCCGAGGCTGCGCGCCAGCTTCACGCAGACGGACTGAGCGATGTCCTGGGCGTCCGCGCGGCTGCCGCACCACTTGTAGGCCATGCGGTAGATAGCCTCGTAGTGACGGCGCAGCAGGGCCTCGAAGGCGGCCCGGTCGCCGCCCTGCGCGCGCTCGATCAGCTCTCTTTCCGAGGCTTCCGTCATTCCAGCCGGAGACTTTCACATCCGCGGTTCGACCATGAGACGATCTAAATGAGGCAATCCTTGGAGAAAAATCTCATGACAACCCCGACAGGGTTAACAGGCTGAAAACTCTGGAATTCTCGCCACTTGACAAAAGGGTCGCCGCCGGTGTTTCTATCCCTACGCGCCGATTTGAAGCTTAGCTTGCGGGCGCTTAATAAATGCGGCTAAAGCGAGCGGGAGCACCGCCCGGCAGAGCCGCGGCGGTTTTTTTGTGCCCGTGACCGCGCA
This portion of the Kiloniellales bacterium genome encodes:
- a CDS encoding DUF2182 domain-containing protein translates to MNQANPLEGVLKHDRAVVVAALALVLCLSWVYILAGAGMGMSALGMSSLDMALGNAPQAMEGMGGAMSAMATPVDWNAGYAALMFFMWWVMMIAMMLPSAAPMILLHAVVDRRAKARTGAAGGPWPTAAFTLGYLLAWGLFSALAATLQWSFEAAGVLSPMMMNSTSTLFAGLILVFAGVYQLTPIKQACLRHCRGPIAFLSRHWRAGAGGALKMGLHHGAYCLGCCWGLMAILFFGGIMNLYWIVGLALIVLLEKLLPLGPRLSFATGGLLILWGGSFLFRALA
- a CDS encoding DUF1326 domain-containing protein, whose protein sequence is MASRDWSIEGRYVEYCSCDLGCPCESMSPPTQGHCTGAVGFIVDKGHCDQVKLDGMKVVATFFFPRAIHHGGGHMQPILESTLSEQQTDAIFYILTGEDQPVGTMFQIFSVIVEHHHDPIFTEIDFDIDVAKRTASIQVPELLRTRSEPIRNPVTDKEHRILTVLPDGWVFHEAEGAAGFAKSVGELKFDLSQSHSSMAYVAWGPTGLKYDLRETRERFPLH
- a CDS encoding VWA domain-containing protein, with protein sequence MRATRAPLIPLALFTALIPLGCANDENAYSRPAIQSPAAPATSRFQDAGREAAGGERYQAFEDHREARVLEQPVSTFSVDVDTGAYANIRRMLEAGSMPPRDAVRVEELINYFPYDYPAPRRLDRPFSVTADVTPTPWDQESYLMRIGIKGYEVQRDQRPAANLVFLVDVSGSMASADKLPLLVRSLKMLAGELTARDRIALVVYAGSTGVVLEPTSGARKDRIFQALDSLRAEGSTAGGAGLALAYRTAGRGWIEGGINRVILATDGDFNVGVSDVEALKRMIEEKRDSGIALTTLGFGTGNYNEHLMEQLADVGNGNYAYIDRLSEARKVLVESLNATLLTIAEDVKVQVEFNPAVISSYRLIGYENRALKPRDFGDDRVDAGEIGAGHAVTALYEIKLAVHGRAWSEPLRYRDAWKTVIWEPMHPVSAEFAFVALRYKSPEGGPSRVIEQPLSAALLHDVGDWNSADLRFAAAVAAFGQILRGGQLEGFRYDDVVELARSALGEDHEGYRAGFVDLVQVAAALDER
- a CDS encoding MarR family transcriptional regulator; this translates as MKTAYLETISLIERLHRQCLEVVKAELDRIGVRDLNNVQALILFNIGEEELTVGELTQRGYYLGSNVSYNVKKMVENGYLIQERSPHDRRSFHVRAAEKGLAISRQLDQLFQAQSGMLDDAQLSADTLDGANSTLRRLGQFWATPHRYGVASPAAA
- a CDS encoding isobutyryl-CoA dehydrogenase, with product MDFELSEEQRAFRDVARDFAAQEMAPEADRWDAEKIFPEEALRKAAALGFGGIYCREDVGGSALGRLDAAIIFEELAAGCTSTAAYISIHNMAAWMIDRFGTDAQRHDFLPPLMAMDHFASYCLTEPGAGSDAAALKTGARLDGGDYVLNGTKAFISGGGRSDLYVVMCRTGGEGPKGISALVVPKDTPGLSFGKQERKLGWNSQPTAMVIFEDARVPAANRLGEEGEGFKIAMSGLDGGRLNIGACSLGAARACLDAAREHLGVRRQFGRKLSEFQALQFKVADMATELEAARLLLYRAADALDRGEPEATRFCAMAKRLATDTGFEVCNAALQLHGGYGYLRDYPIERHLRDVRVHQILEGTNEIMRLIIARRLLGD
- a CDS encoding acyl-CoA dehydrogenase, translated to MSAAESAVQTAPAAAPASTKASFAWEDPLLLDDQLNEEERMLRDAARDYCQDKLMPRILEANRHERFDPEVMREMGELGLLGPTIPEAYGGAGVNHVSYGLIAREVERVDSAYRSAMSVQSSLVMHPIFAYGTEEHRRKYLPRLATAELVGCFGLTEPDHGSDAGGMKTRARKVDGGYRITGSKMWITNSPVADILIVWAKSDPDGKIRGFILERGMEGLSTPKIEGKFSLRASVTGEIVMDEVFVPEENLLPGVEGLKGPFGCLNKARFGISWGALGAAEFCWHAARQYTLDRKQFGRPLAANQLIQKKLADMQTEIAVGLQAVLRLGRLLDEGRAAPEIISLCKRNSCGKALEIARTARDMHGGNGVADEYHVIRHVMNLEAVNTYEGTHDIHALILGRAQTGLQAFTG
- a CDS encoding enoyl-CoA hydratase/isomerase family protein — encoded protein: MSAEPELLIERRGPLVVVTLNRPKALNALSRAMCLKIFDLLGRWDEDPGVAAVVIRGAGERAFCAGGDVVAIYQSARGDGRAAAEFFHAEYRMNRALFHFSKPVISLVDGLVMGGGVGISAHGSHWVATERTLFAMPETGIGLFPDVGGSYFLPRLPDSLGTYLGLTGARIKAADCRFTGIASDYVEAAGMDALVEALAAADWSDDLDATATQVLSEAAGEPGLAPLAEHGAAIARCFSQDTVAAILAALEAEGSAWAEETRRGLLERCSPTSLKLTLRQLRQGLALDFDQAMVMEYRLARACVAGHDLAEGIRAAVIDKDRAPKWRPAKLEEVTDEMVAAHFSPRDDGDLTFD
- the mmsB gene encoding 3-hydroxyisobutyrate dehydrogenase is translated as MASIAFIGLGNMGGPMARNLVAAGHGVTGFDVVPAAVEAAAAAGVKSAASAADAVAGAEVVVTMLPAGEHVRSSYLGPEGLVAKAASGSLMIDSSTIDVASARAVHEAAAAAGHLMIDAPVSGGVAGADAGTLTFMCGGPEAAFERAKPFLEIMGRNVVHAGGPGTGQAAKVCNNMILGITMVGISEAFNLAEGLGLEHRKLFDISSVSSGSCWAMLNHLPVPGIVETSAANRNYQPGFAAAMMQKDLKLSQTAASEAGVATPLGAAAAALYTVMVNSGQGELDYSAIIRLIAGK